DNA sequence from the Malus domestica chromosome 11, GDT2T_hap1 genome:
AGCTAGCTGAAAGACTTCATAATCCTACGTTTTTCTGTCTCTTTGCTGATTGTGAACTAGTTGACTTCCAAGAAGCAGTGCAAGATACTAAGTAGAGGAAAacaatggatgaagaaattgaagcaatCCAGAAGAATGATACATGAGAACTCGCTATTCTTCCAAAATGACACAAAGCCATCAGAGTCAAGTGGATgtacaagacaaagaaaaatgtCAACGGAAATGTCGAAAGATACAAGGCGAGATTAGTGGCAAACGGCTACAGTCAAAGAGTCGGAATCAACTATGATGAGGTATTTGCACCCGTTGCTCGTTTGGAAACGATACGATTGCTAATTTCTTTAGCAGCTCAAAATaaatggaagattcaacaaatggatgtgaagtccGTTTTCCTAAATGGAGTCCTTGAAGAAGAAATCTACATTCAGTAACCATTAGGCTATGAAATCAAAGGGCATAAAGACAAAGTTCTGAAGCTGAAAAAAGCCTTatatgggttaaaacaagcgcCACGAGCATGGAATAGTCGCATCGACAAGTACTTTCAGGAGAACAACTTCATCAAGTGCCCTCATGAACACGCTCTCTATGTCAAAGTCAAAGGTGAAGATATTTTGATTATgtgcttatatgtggatgatctaatcttcaccggaagtaatccaagcatgtttgaagagttcaagagagtgatGACCAAAGAATTCGAGATGACCGACATTGGGCTGATGGCATACTACCTaggcattgaagtcaagcagaacgaagaaggcattttcatctcccaagaaagcTACACAAAGATGATACTGAAAATGTTCAAAATGGATTACTGCAAGCCCATAAGCACGCCAATGGAGTGCAGAGTCAAACTAACCAAGCATGACAAAGGAGAAAGGGtagatccaacatttttcaagaGTCTAGTTGGAAGCTTGTGCTACTTGACTTGCATAAGACCAGATATTCTCTATGCCGTCGGATTAGTCAGTCGCTACATGGAGAATCCCACAACTACACATTTGAAGACCGCCAAAAGAATTCTTCGATATCTTAAAGGTACTGTTAACTTTGGCTTGTTCTATTCAAGTTCTGATAACTACAAACTTGTTGGATATAGCAACAGTGATTGGGCAGGAGATTCCAACGATAGAAAAAGCACTAATGGATTTGTGTTCTTCATGGGAGACACTGCATTCACATGGATGTCGAAGAAGCAACCGATTGTCACTCTTTCTACCTGCGAAGCTAAATACGTAGCTGTTACCTCATGTGTCTGTCATGCAATCTGGCTgacaaggaaaagaagaaaataacaaCTTATTAGAGCTTTGCACCGAACAAAGATGCCATATTGGGAATTTTCTGACGTCACTAAACTTCATTTTGTCTAGGGTTTTAGCTGTGCTACAAATAACGTAGATTTTCTCAATCTGAATATTTAATTTGGGTAGTGTTTTTCACACACTTCTTTTTAACTTTCACATGCATTCGTGTAAATTTTTGTCCATTAATCTTTTATAATTCATTTTATTCGATGGCTAGAAAATGAAGAATATATGAAACGTAAAAACGGCACTTTAAGACAAAATGGATGTATAATGTTGACAGGCTATAAACTCGATATTTATCTTTTGTGATGCCACGAACCGTCCTTGCATTGCAATCTTTTACATGTTCTTGTTATATCCACTAAAATACaaccctccccccccccccccccccccacaaaaccatcccccccccccccccaaaaccaTCCATAAAAGTATAATTTAAAATTGACGTCCTACCACAATAGTTATTCTTGTGCATGCAGACTATCGAAATAAAAAACCACGTATTACGTCCTACCACAATAGTTATTCTTGTGCATGCAGACTATCGAAATAAAAAACCACGtattatgaatttaaaatagaGCAAGGTGCTTATATAGTTTTCCTCCGTCAAATTTCTGAATTGGTCCAACAGTTGTCAACTACTAATCAATTATTAGTGTTGCgaaatttttcaatgtactGAAAACAGAGTCTGGTATACTAAACATCATAATATAATTTAGTGGTTGGATATGTAGATCGATGTGCATGCAACATAAACGTAAAAGTATATGCAAAAGTTGTGATTAGAtttgttttcatgaaaaacaatCACATCCAAGGATGAAATCAAAAGAATATTATGAGATTTAAAATAAGAatatatatgatttgattagttATAGTCATTGTAAATTAATAAGCTCAGGTATCAGGTTCATATATTATCAACCGTATCTACAGTGTGCAAACAAATCTACAACAATAACAAAGTCTTATCTTATTAAGTAGAGTTGTTTGTATGAATTTTAGAGTGTCACTACGCTCAGAGATGAGTCGATATTATTCTATATTTTTACCGCAatcttagttataatttatttgttattttaaacaaattttgatactttgctttatatttcAATTTGTATGACATGTAAATCTACTTTGGGCAAAAAATAATGAAACGgaagaattttggagtaattccaattggagtggattcgtgagtctttcaagattTTACTCGGTTTTACACCGATTCTTTCGTTAGTTCCAAATACTCTATgtcaaatggcttaaaaccCTAGTATCAATTGCATGCACATGATTCTGTTAGCTCCAGATACTCTGTGTGGCTTGAAACCCTAGTATCAATTGCATGCACATGCTTagggggtgggttcggtacggttaccgtaccaatTACTGTACCAAACTTTTGGTTTGACAAAATCTATTatcattaccgtaccaaactttcggtatactaAAGTTCGGTATTGTCAAATAgttcggttggcatggtatgacaatggtaattgccactttgttttgggacaaaatatgTGGgcaaaacttcttttttttttttttgaacatttatctcatacattgtagcctaa
Encoded proteins:
- the LOC139189565 gene encoding secreted RxLR effector protein 161-like, which encodes MTDIGLMAYYLGIEVKQNEEGIFISQESYTKMILKMFKMDYCKPISTPMECRVKLTKHDKGERVDPTFFKSLVGSLCYLTCIRPDILYAVGLVSRYMENPTTTHLKTAKRILRYLKGTVNFGLFYSSSDNYKLVGYSNSDWAGDSNDRKSTNGFVFFMGDTAFTWMSKKQPIVTLSTCEAKYVAVTSCVCHAIWLTRKRRK